In Corylus avellana chromosome ca2, CavTom2PMs-1.0, the following proteins share a genomic window:
- the LOC132172895 gene encoding rust resistance kinase Lr10-like — MDICLEILVISYLLLFVAFGEGQNVCAKSRCERQGPAIQFPFRVNSQPDDCGYLGFNLSCTDTNQTVLELPISVKLFVEEINYTSQEIHLSDPDNCFPSHLRQLNFSSSSFQIIEDHHLSDYALFNCSEEMGYYRISCLSDPTYTNYHVYSVEYDRGIANVSISCKKMYNLLSIPDPRIFSDKNILKLRWSGAVCRQCQLKGMKCGIKRNKSTECFPKDKGIILGPFVLLLAIFALYRFYTYDKVEKEHQAKIEKFLEDYRNFKPTRYLYADIKRITNQFIEKLGEGAYGTVFKGRLSNEIYVAVKILNTFKGNGEEFITEVGTMGKIHHVNVVRLVGFCADGFRRALVYEFLPNDSLEKLTSSTATKNCVLNWDKFQDIALGIAKGIEYLHQGCDQRILHFDIKPHNVLLDQNFNPKISDFGLAKLCSKDQSAVSMTTARGTLGYIAPEVFSRNFGNVSSKADVYSFGILLLEIVGGRKIVDATIGNTSQVYFPEMIYNLLEQKGDIRIFVENDGDAEIAKKLSIVGLWCIQWHPMDRPSIKNVVQMLEGEGDKLIMPPNPFASTGP; from the exons ATGGATATTTGCTTAGAAATATTGGTAATCTCATACTTGCTCTTGTTTGTGGCTTTTGGAGAAGGCCAAAATGTGTGTGCTAAATCACGGTGTGAACGCCAGGGCCCAGCCATCCAATTTCCCTTCCGAGTTAATAGCCAGCCAGACGACTGTGGGTATCTTGGGTTTAATCTCTCATGCACTGATACAAATCAGACGGTGCTCGAGCTGCCGATTTCAGTGAAGCTCTTTGTCGAAGAGATTAACTACACGTCTCAAGAAATTCATTTATCTGATCCAGATAACTGCTTCCCAAGCCATCTTCGACAACTCAATTTTTCTTCCTCGTCTTTCCAAATAATTGAAGACCATCACCTTAGTGACTATGCCTTATTCAATTGTTCAGAAGAGATGGGTTACTATCGGATCTCTTGTCTTAGTGACCCTACTTATACCAACTACCATGTTTATTCGGTCGAATATGATAGGGGCATCGCTAATGTGTCCATATCTTGTAAAAAGATGTATAATCTTCTATCAATTCCAGATCCCAGAATTTTCagtgacaaaaatattcttaaattgAGGTGGTCCGGGGCAGTATGCAGACAATGTCAATTAAAAGGCATGAAATGCGGAATCAAGAGGAATAAAAGCACCGAGTGCTTCCCCAAAGACAAAG GCATTATCTTAGGTCCATTTGTATTACTACTAGCTATCTTTGCTCTCTACCGTTTCTATACTTATGATAAGGTAGAAAAAGAGCATCAagcaaaaattgaaaagtttttgGAAGATTATAGAAATTTCAAACCCACGAGATACTTGTATGCCGATATTAAAAGGATTACAAATCAATTTATTGAAAAGTTAGGTGAAGGAGCATATGGAACAGTATTCAAAGGAAGACTTTCTAATGAAATTTATGTTGCAGTGAAGATCCTCAACACTTTTAAgggaaatggagaagaattcaTAACTGAAGTAGGAACAATGGGTAAGATCCATCATGTTAATGTGGTTCGCTTGGTTGGCTTCTGCGCTGATGGATTTAGACGAGCTCTAGTTTATGAGTTCTTGCCAAATGATTCTCTAGAGAAGCTCACATCTTCAACGGCCACCAAGAACTGTGTCCTTAATTGGGATAAGTTTCAAGATATTGCTCTTGGCATAGCAAAAGGAATTGAATATCTTCACCAAGGATGTGACCAACGAATCCTCCATTTCGATATTAAACCTCACAATGTTTTGCTAGACCAGAACTTCAATCCAAAAATATCTGATTTTGGTCTTGCCAAGTTGTGTTCAAAGGATCAAAGTGCAGTGTCCATGACCACAGCTAGGGGGACTTTGGGTTATATTGCACCTGAAGtgttctctagaaattttggaAATGTGTCTTCTAAAgcagatgtttatagctttggaatATTATTACTTGAAATAGTTGGAGGGAGGAAAATTGTTGATGCTACAATTGGGAACACTAGCCAAGTATACTTTCCAGAAATGATCTACAATCTCTTAGAACAAAAAGGAGACATACGAATCTTTGTTGAGAATGATGGGGATGCtgaaattgcaaagaaacttTCAATCGTGGGACTCTGGTGCATCCAATGGCACCCAATGGATCGTCCTTCCATAAAAAATGTGGTTCAAATGTTGGAAGGAGAAGGAGATAAACTAATTATGCCTCCTAATCCCTTTGCCTCAACAGGCCCctaa
- the LOC132172900 gene encoding rust resistance kinase Lr10-like, with product MYIYVIVKGITVLDLESSCEIYHKTLEATSWEPIWPNNFSVRYFQCTDFYDAMVSGFTLSWFQATCDDFRDGDCHINEGAKYPGVQCRRPLRPDTGFFANLLRTCAKVPAAVFNNLVPLKMRPYLVAKIGFGTPCVIVFLIYKWRKRHLSMYDGVEEFLQSHNNLIPIRYSYSEIRKMTKSFKDKLGEGGYGTVFKGTLRSGGFVAIKILGKSKTNGQDFISEVATIGRIHHINVVQLIGFCVEGSKRTLVYEFMSNGSLNKYILLPEVSTLLSYDKMYDIALGVARGIEYLHQGCDMRILHFDIKPHNILLDDNFTPKVCDFGLAKLYSVNDSIVSLTAARGTLGYMAPELFYKNIGGVSYKADVYSFGMLLMEMASRRKNLNAFAEHSSQIYFPTWVYDQLNDKNDIEMEDATVEEKKIGKKMIIVALWCIQMKPNDRPSMNKVIQMLEGEVECLQMPSKPFLSSLERIITCGGENSNKSHESSQSSQF from the exons ATGTACATATATGTTATAGTTAAGGGGATAACCGTATTGGATTTGGAGTCGTCGTGCGAAATATATCACAAGACTCTGGAGGCAACATCGTGGGAGCCAATTTGGCCAAATAATTTTAGTGTTCGATATTTTCAATGTACTGACTTCTACGATGCAATGGTCTCTGGCTTTACGCTTTCATGGTTCCAAGCTACTTGTGATGACTTCCGTGATGGTGATTGCCACATCAATGAAGGCGCCAAATACCCTGGGGTTCAGTGCCGCCGTCCACTACGTCCTG ACACTGGATTCTTTGCTAATCTACTTCGGACATGTGCCAAAG tTCCTGCAGCTGTTTTCAACAATCTAGTACCGTTGAAGATGA GACCATACCTCGTAGCAAAGATTGGATTTGGGACTCCATGCGTGATTgtgtttttgatatataaatggCGTAAGAGGCATTTATCAATGTATGACGGTGTGGAAGAATTTTTGCAAAGCCACAATAATCTTATTCCAATAAGGTACTCTTATTCCGAAATTAGGAAGATGACTAAAAGTTTCAAGGACAAATTAGGTGAAGGAGGCTATGGCACTGTATTTAAAGGAACCCTTCGAAGTGGTGGTTTTGTGGCTATAAAGATATTAGGTAAGTCCAAAACTAACGGACAAGATTTTATCAGCGAAGTTGCAACCATTGGAAGGATTCACCATATTAATGTAGTGCAACTCATTGGTTTTTGCGTTGAAGGGTCAAAACGGACTCTTGTATATGAGTTCATGTCTAATGGTTCCTTGAATAAATACATATTGTTGCCAGAAGTAAGTACTCTCCTAAGCTATGATAAAATGTATGATATAGCTTTAGGAGTGGCTCGTGGGATTGAATACCTACATCAAGGATGTGACATGCGGATTTTACATTTTGACATTAAGCCTCATAACATTCTTCTTGATGATAATTTTACTCCCAAGGTATGTGATTTTGGCCTAGCAAAATTGTATTCAGTAAATGACAGCATTGTTTCTTTGACTGCGGCAAGAGGGACATTAGGATACATGGCTCCTGAGTTGTTCTACAAAAACATTGGAGGCGTCTCATACAAAgctgatgtttatagttttggaatGTTACTAATGGAAATGGCTAGTAGAAGAAAGAACTTAAATGCATTTGCAGAACACTCAAGCCAAATATACTTCCCTACTTGGGTTTACGACCAGTTGAACGACAAAAACGACATAGAAATGGAAGACGCCACagtggaggaaaagaaaataggCAAGAAGATGATCATTGTTGCGTTATGGTGTATACAAATGAAGCCTAATGATCGCCCTTCAATGAACAAAGTCATACAAATGCTTGAAGGAGAAGTTGAATGCTTACAAATGCCTTCCAAGCCTTTCCTATCATCATTGGAAAGAATCATAACATGTGGTGGAGAGAATTCGAATAAATCACACGAATCAAGTCAATCATCTCAATTCTAA